TTCGGAAAAGCCCGACGGATGGTCCATATCAAGGAAGCTCAAGAACTACGCGATGGACTCAGACGAGGGACAGCGCGACCTGCTCAACGTTACTTTGAGCGTTCAGATCATCCGGACCTCAGTTAGAGAGCTGAGTCTATTTCAGTCTCACTTACTCTCGTTTTTTGAAATATGTTTCATATCTCCATTGATGGGTGAAGGGGTCGCGACGACAGCGAGTTCCGAGTACATCGGCGATGACTATGGCAATTAGAGACGTCTACGGGACTGGATTCGATGAGGACGTCAAAAACAGATTCGAGTACCAATCAGTGCCCGGAGTGTGACCGCCACGTCACCACAAACGTCAAGGAAACCGTCTTCGAGGACTGCGGCCTCGTCATCGAAGAGCAACGCCTCGATAATGGGTCGGAGTGGCGAGCGTACGATGAGGACGAGCGGGAACGGACGGGCGCTCCGCTGATAGCAGCGCGTCACGACCGAGGGCTCTCGACCGAACTCGGGCGCAGAACAGGTGCGAACGGGAACGAACTCTCCGCACAGAAGCGCCGGCGACTCGCCCGGATGCGGCGCGAACAGACCCGTGGCCGGTGGCAATCGAAGGCCGAACAGAACCTCGCCCCCGGGTTCGGCGGGCCGGTTGGCCTCCAGTTGGACTAGATTCTCGTAGATCCACGTAGTGGAGACCCTCATTGGCGGATTAGAACGTGTTGATGCCATCATATTCCCGGTTCGGTTTTTCTGCCCCTGCGATGGGCGAGGGGCTCGAGACACACTGAGTCCCTCGTGAATTCGGTGATTCGCATGGCGACCAGCGATAGCTACGACCATCGATTCGACGAAGACGTACCGAGCGGATCAAACACCGGCTGTCCGGACTGTGGTGGCCAGGTTCGAACGAATTCGATCGAGACAGTCTGTGAGGACTGTGGTCTGGTTCTCCACGAAGAACCGATCGATCATGGGCCGGAATGGCGATCCTTCGAGGACGACCGAACGAATCCAGAACGCACTGGTGCTCCCCTCACGCCGACGAGGCACGATCGCGGCATTTCGACGGAGATCGGCCGGAAGACCGACGGAAAGGGCAACGATCTCTCGGGATCGAAGCGCAGGCAACTCGGTCGGTTCCGACGTGAGCACAGTCGAGCGCGTTTCCGTTCGAAGAGCGAGCGAAATCTGGCCCACGGCCTCTCCGAAGTCAGTCGGATCGTGAGTGCACTCGACGTTTCGAACGTGATCGACGACCAGGCGTGTGATCTCTTCCGGAGCGCTCAGAGCGAGGACCTGTTTCACGGGCGATCGATCGAGGCGATGGCAGCCGGCAGTGTCTACGCAGCCTGTCGGTGCAATCGGCTTCCGTGGACGCTCGACGAGGTGAGCGCGGTCGCACGGGTGAACAAGGACCGAGTCGAGAACGCCTATCGGGCGTTGAATCGGGAACTGAGGCTGCCCACGGTCCCGCCGTCACCGCAGCAGTACGTGCCTCGGCTGGCGTCAGAACTGGGTATCTCCCAAGAGGTGCGTCAAGAGGCGGAGCGATTGGCGAAGAAGGCGGAGAACCATCGTCTTGCGAACGGTCGCAATCCCATCGGAGTGGCAGCCGGTTGTCTGTACGAAGCGATTCAGCGAGGTGACGAAAGCGTGACGCAGTGTGCCCTTGGAGAGTGTGCAGACGTCTCACCGAACACAGTACGTGACCGCTGGCAAGAGCTCCAGCGACTCGAATAGACCCCAAATAGTGTCTATGGTGTTGTACAGCGGAAAAATAGATCTTTCAATAGGTGCTTATAACTCTCTTTCCAGGGTCCTGAAGACTAATCCCTGAGACTCATGACGAGAGGTTTTCGAGACAACTCTCAAGAGTCGTATACGTTTGTTCTACAGTACCGATCGTTCGCCCCTCCCCTAATCCACCTTCGGTGTTCTGGATGACCTGTTGGGAATGTGCAACCGCATTTCGCAACTCGGTCAAGTCATCAAGTTGGCTCGACGCCCGATGATCGCTCGAAAATCCACAGGCTTTCCAACACGCTTCGATATCGCTGACGATCGTCGCGAGTGTCGAAAACTGTGCGTAGTGAATTTCGTCGAGTTCAATATTCGATCGACGGGCCTCAGCGTGTCGCTCTTTGATGTCCTCAACCACGTTCTGATTGAGTGCAACTCGCTCTTTCCAGTCGGGCGCTACGTCGACGATGAGTTCACGGAACCGATCCTCGAGTAACGTGATTCGATCGAACAGGCGCATCCTCGCTGGGGATGTATTCAGATCCGCTCGCGTCAATATCCCTGTCAAGCGATTTTGACCACCGAGGAAATAGAACGGTTCCTCGTAGAGCGCCGCTAGCACTTCTTCGAACGTGGCGTCAGCTGAGATGATCTCTTCGATCGTTATCGGATTTGTATGATCCACAATGCGGTCGTCGGACGGAGCAACCTGTAGCTCCTCCAAAACGACATATCCTCGAATGTCTTCCCCATCACTTACTGGTGCCGCGTCGAAGCCTTCAGCTTCGAGCCACTCGCTCGTCTCAGCAACGGACGCGTCGGGAGGTTTTGTCGCGATCGTTTGCGTCGCGAGGTCGTCTGCTGTACAGACGTACCGATCCTGAACCATCGCTTCGAATCGGTGCCGCTCCGAGTATAACAGTTTGGTCGCCACAAGAAATAAGTTAAAGTAATCATTAACCTAGGAATGATGAGTGTAGGGCATTTCACCGATGCAGGTGGATACATTGACCACGGAGATGCGTCCGTCCTGTTTCCGGTCGAAGAGATCGATGCCGTCGTTCACACCCACCGCGACGCGGAACTCGCACTCAAGGACGCATCAGCCGATTCCGTCCTCGTTGTTCGCCCCACGGGATTTGCCAGCAGTTACGCACTCACCCAGCGACCGTTGACGGCGATCGAGGTCCTGTCACTGGATGATGAACTTCGGGAACTACTCGGAGAAGGTGTTGATGGCGACCTTTCGAACTTCGAACTCATCCAGGTGGGGAAAGCGGTAGCGCCGACGAAAAATCGCAGTCTCGCGGAGTTTTGACGAATTGCTACACGCCGACTAAATTACGCCCAGGGCGACAAGAAGACCGACAATCGCGAGGATCGTCATCACGAATCCGCCCCCGATCAGCGGTTTGTTCTCCATGGCTTTCTCGTGGATCGGCATGGTTTCATACTCCTCGCGGAACGCTTGGAGGTTCTCTTCGTCGTAGAAGTACTTCGTCTTCAGCGCGAACCGCTCGGTGACCGCACAGCCCGTACAGACTGGCTCACCTTCCACCCGTTCGGTCTTACTGTGGCTGTCGCAGGCGATCGCCCCGCAGTTGGGACAGTACGTGTAGGTTTCCTCCACACCACTGGTCTCGCAGTGAACGCAACGATGGATGCCGTCCTCACGAGTCGTCCGTGAGGGGCCGGCGGCGTAGTACTCGTAGGGGTAGGAATACTGCCCCAGATCGGTCACCTGGCGAACTTCAGGGAGGTAAACCGGTTCGATCGACTGGACCGAGATGTCCGAGAGATTCGGCTCGCAGGTTTTGTTGTACGTGACGTTGTTGTCGCCGGTGTAGGTCACCGTCGTCGTGTGATAGTCCTGCAACCGGTCGACAGCCCAGTCCTTGTACTCAGTCTGGGTCTGGCCGAACCGCCGCTGCTCGATTTCGTCGAAGATCTCCGCAAAGCGATCCTCCTCGAGATCAACCGTCGCGTGGAGATTCTCCGTGACCAGCGTCGCGACATCGTCGTCAGCCACTTGCGGATGGCCCCGCTCGGCGTGCACGACGAATCGCGTCCGATCGTTGATCCGGTGGATCTCGCCGACAGATGTCTCGAAGACGGCGTTGGTATCGGCCGTAATGGCAACAACCGGCCGAAACAGCACCTGTGAGTGCGGCGGCGGAAGGTCGCCGGCGTCGATATTCTCGATATTACGGAATGCTTCCCGGACGGGTGCCTCGACATCGGCTGCCGGGTCGTACGGGCGGAGGGCTTCATCACAAAGAATCTCGATGCGGCCGTTGTAGAGGTCCAGGCCGATCTCGTCGGCGATCTCCCGGAGGTCTTCGCCATCGAGGAGTTCGATGGGATGGGGATCGTCGTTCTCCCGGAGACGCTGGACGTACTCCTCGGCCGGGTTCGTAAATCGCCCCGTCGTGACGACCATCCCGCGCCTGGGTCCGTCGAAGTCGAAAGTGGCGACGGCCGAGTGGAGTTTCTGGACGACTGGTCGACCGACCGTTCCGGTGTGCTTGCACTCGACGACGATCGCCCGGCGAGTTCCGTCGACGACCTCCTCCATAATGACGTCTCGACCCTCGTCGGCCGTCCGCTCGGCCTGCCGGACGTCCTCGTACCCGAGGTTTCGGAAGACGTCCTCTATCAGGTCCTCAAACTCGAACCCCGAGAGGTCGTCCAGGACAGCCATACAGTGTAACTGCTTTTGTTCCCACTCTCAAATGTGTTCCCAGTTCTTGTTGGTCTTGCGTCGCAGATAGCGACAGCTCATTTAGATTTCCTTAATCCAACCAATATCGTCTGAACGCTCCTCGAAGCCCTCTGTTTCGAGGATATATTCCATAGCAGGATGCACAGCATTGTTCGTCGTGAGTGTCGAGTGACCATGTGCTTGACTCAGTTCGATAAACGCATTCACCGCTGCTCGGGCAACTCCTTTCCCTTCCCAGTACGGGCGTATCTCGATATACTCAAGTTGGCCCGGGATCCCCTCGATATTCCCCGCGCGTTCCCCCGCAACCAAGATGTCGTATCCCAGCATCGCTTCGGTGAGGAGGATATCCTGTCGCTGGACCTCTTCAATATCGTCCGCACGGCTCATAGTTCCCCTTCTATTCGAGCGATCTTAAACGTCTGATCCTGATCCGGGCGTCATTCTGAGAGGGATTTCTCGGTGTTCTCCTGCACGATATCGTTTGTTGTGCCCTCAAGAGGGGCGCAGGGCGCGCGAGATGAGCTGGCCGACGACGAGCGTCCTTCGCGAGGTGACTACGAGATGAAAGACCCAGAAACCCGTACCGTGTTCGCGGGTCTCGACGGCCGATCGGATGCACAGCTTCCCAACTGGTACGCGGAACAGAAACTCGTCGACGAGCCAGTGACGTTCACCGAGGCGATTCGTGATCTGCCCCAGGCGATCGAGACGACGGTGGCCTACCGGAATCCCTACAGCGACGAGTGGGTCGAAACCGAACGCTTCAACGCGGTCGTCGAGCCGTCGCGGCTTCGAGAGCAGGGGCGTGGTGGGGACGATGTCGAGCCGCTGTTCCACATCCCGACGGACAGTTACGCGATCATCAATCCCGTCGACGTGTACGGCCCGCTGGAGGAGGTGCTGCGCGAGGAGACCATCGACGGGCAGTCACTCGGCGACGTGATGTTCGGCGAGATTCGTCGGTATCGTGGCGGTGGCGAGGTCCACATGGACGTCATGTTCGACGGCCTCGAAGTGACGCTCCCGGATCGGGAAAGCGACCCGATCACGATGGGTGTGACGTCGGGGTACGACTTCTTCGGCGAACATGCGGTGTACGTGGAAGGGTTCGCCCAGGACGGCTACTGTTCGAACACGATGCGCTCGCTCACCGACAAGGAGGTCGTCAAGCACGTCGGCGACGTGGGAAACTTCCAGACCTGGTGGGAGGGCATACTCGAACAGGTCGAACTCGTCGCGAACGACCTCTTCGAGTTCATCCGGGACGCCCAGGAGATCGATCTCGATTTCTCGGACCTCCCGTTCACCACCACGGAGTTCTACACGCTGCTCGGCTTCCCGGAGTATCTCGCGGAGCGGGCGGCGGGCGACGCCGAGGCCAATGCTCCGAATCCCCTCGAGATCGATATGTGGACGCTACACTCCGGAGCGACGTACGCGCTGACGCACTTCTTCAAGGGGAAGGAAGGCGGCTCTCTCGATCAGTACGTCCGCATTGCGAACGACATTCTGTTCAATCCCGAGCGGACGATCGAGCGGGTCCATCAAGAGTACGAGAATCAGTTGGACGCCGGGAGTGACGGAGAGTCACAGACGTCACTCGACGGAGAGCGCGCACTCGCGAGTATCGAACACATCAGCGATGATCTGCAGGATGATGTCGAACAATTCGAAGAGCGGGAAGAAGTACTCCGGGAGCGGTTCCAAACGGCGTCGGACTAATGATCTTTCGAGTGTGTTCTTCCATTCTTTGTAGTTCCCTTCTCGCTGTCTTAGATCTCCATGCGTTCGATATCCTCCATTGAGATGCAAAATCCTATCATTTAATTAATATTCCGTCAAACGACTACAGAACGCTAATCAGACACGTCTGCGATACGTCGAATATGGTAGACGACAAAACCGAAGGCGTGATCGTCCACCTCGTGGACAAGCACGGCGAAAGCGAGATAGAGCGCAAATTTGACCACTGGGAGATTGTGGACGAGGGATGGATCAGATGTATCGGCCCGTCACACGGCAGCGAACTCGAGGGTGGTCACGTACCCGTCTCGTACTATCCACCTGAGCGGGTGGTCTCCGTTGACGTTTATGAGAAGCCCTCACGGAAGTCAGTCTGAGGCGGATAAAGGAAACCGCTCTCAGCCCATCCGGGAGCCGATCAGACCGGGAAAGCTAAGCAAACGTTTTCGACTTCAGGCGCGAGTGAGATGACCTGAGCCTTCCGCTGCAGTTCTTGGTGCCTGTCTTCAATACGTTGTTCAAGTTTGTTCAGCCGCTCTTGTTGAGATCGGATCGCGATATCCATATCCGATCCAGCCGCTGCTTTCCGCTCGTACTCATCGATAAACTCCTCAATCCGTTGGCGTTCGGATTCAGCATACTCTTCAAGGTCATCCAATTCTTGCTGGGTTTCCTCTCGACGGCGTTCGTATAATTCCTCCTTCAAGGATGCGACCTGCTGACTGATGTATCGGTCGGCCGCTTCTCGCAGCTGCTCCTGACTTTGAATCACCGATCGAACACGGTCAGCGTCGGGTGACCCTTTGATACTGTTTCCCTGGACAACACGCTGACCGAGTTGCTGTCGTGGGTCTTGGTGGCGAGCATCGACATAGACGGGGATCATCTCTTCGCGGATGAGCTCGTTCGTTCCATCCTCGAACGTAACCCGGTAGTTGTAGACAATACCGGGCTCGTCCACGAACGGGAGGAGCTTCAGGCCGACATCGCCGTGGTCACTATCCAGGATTTGCTGCATGAGTCGCTGGACCAGATCGTCATCCGGCGAGACGTAGTCGATACCCTCGTGATCCATCGCGAAGTCTCGGCTGAACGTGAACGGCCCGTACTCCTCGTCTGTTCCCTGTCGAAGGGAGCGAGGCAATTTTGCCCTGTAGAGATGGTCCCCGGATTTCTCGACATCACCACCGAGTGCCTCGACGCCGCGCTCGACGAACTCGTGGATATCTGCCTCCGTTCCGTAGACTTCCTCGGACTCGTCCATCACTTCCTGGATCTTCTCTCGGCTCTCTTGATCGAACGTACTCGTATCGATGAGGCTTCGTTCGTACCACTCTTGGAGCGTGCGTTGACGCTCGTCAATGAGCTCCTCGAGTTCTTCCTTGGTCGCGCTCGCCGGTTCGTCGTTCTGGATAGACTCCATGATGAGCGAGTCGACGTTGATGTCGTCGAGCATCCCCAGCACGTCAGCCGTGTTGCCGAGTTTATCGCGAATGTTCTCGACCTTGTTCTGGAGCATCTCGAAGATCTCGCCTTCGCGGGTGTCCTCGAAGGTAAAGTTCCAGACTTTGACCTCCTTGTCCTGCCCGTAGCGGTGAAGCCGGCCGATTCGCTGCTCGAGGCGATTCGGATTCCACGGCAGCTCGTAGTTCACCATGATGTGGCAACTGTGCTGGAGGTCAATCCCCTCGCTCGCTGCGTCGGTTGCGAACAGCAGTCGGGACTGGCCGTGGTTGAATTCCTCCTCGATGCGAGCACGTTCCTCCTTGTCGACGTCACCGTGGATGACGAGAATCTCGTCGGCCCAGGGTTCGTTCTTCACGAGGTCAAGGAGGTAGTCCAATGTGTCCCGGTACTCGGTGAACAGGAGGAGTTTCTCGTCGGGTTGCTCTTCTAGCAGCTGCTGGATGTAGCGTCGGACCTTCTGGGCCTTTGAATCGACGGAGATGCCCTCGGCGAGCGAAACGAGGTCTCGGAGGGTTTCGATCTCTTCTTCGAGTTGCGCATCGCTCTCGGTGACGGTCAGCGCGGAGAGTTCTTCTTCGGCTCGTTGTTTGTCCGTTTCGTCGAGATCTTCACCGTCGAGATATGCGGAGGCTTCTTCCGAGAGACTAGTGGAGGTTGACTGCTCATCGACGAGGTCCGCCAAGCGACGACTCAGCGTCGCTCGGATGGCGCCGATGCTGCTGACGAGGCGTTTTTGCATTAGTGCCATCGCAAATCCGACCGCTGGCTCGTTCAGCTTCTCGGAGCGATTGTAGACGTTCTGGACGTATTCAGTAACGGCCTGATAGAACTGCCGCTCGTCGTGAGTCATCTCCACGGGCACAGTGTTGACCTCACGGTCTGGGAAAATGCGCTCGCCGTGATCGTCGTACAACGTTTGCTTCCCGCGACGAATCATCACGCGGTCGACGGCATCCGTCGAGAGGTCTTGATCCTCGGCCACGAGGAACGGATCGATATACTCGACGAGTGAACGGAACGCTTCGCCTTTACCGTCATGGGGGGTTGCGCTGAGGAGTAACAGGGAGTCAGAGTTGCCGGCGATTCGTTCGACCATCTTCGACGTCTTACTGGGGGACTCGCCTCGTTTGGCGGCCTTGTGCGCTTCGTCGACCACTACGACGTCCCAGAACGCTTCCTCGAGGGGGGGCTGGAACTCGTCCTGTCGGAGGAAAGCCTGGCTCGTGACCAACTGCTGGTGTTCCTGGTCCCAGATGTTGGCTTCCTCGCCGAGTCGGCGGCGTTCCCCGTCGACCCACTGCCGGTCGGCAGGCACGAGGTCGAGATCAAAGAAGCGGTCCATGTCTCGGATCCACTTCTTCTGGAGGTGGGCCGGAACGACGAACAGAACACGGTCCGCGCGGTTGCGAGCGGCGAGTTCCTTGAGGATGAGGCCGGCCTCGATGGTCTTGCCGAGGCCGACGTCGTCGGCGATGAGTGCACGCTGGCGAAGTTTTTGCATGACCCAGTTGACCGCGTCGAGCTGGTAGGGTTCGAGGCGGACCAGCGAGTTCGAGATACTCAGCAACTGGCCCTGTTCGTGAGCGATCTGGAGACGGAGCGCCTGTGATCGCAAGTCGAACCACTCTGCCGAGACGGCGTCGTGGTCTGGATGCAACTGGTCAGCTGACGCCGCGCTCAACTCCCCCATTTGATCGCGTTTCGATTCGACTTCTATGTCGTCGATACAGACGGTCTTGACGCCCTCGTCTTCGACGTATGCCCGGAGATAGTCCAGATCTCCGACGGAGTAGGTCTTGATGACCTCGGCGGTTACCCCGTTGAGCAGAATCCGGTCACCGGGATCGAAGTCATCCATAGGAGTCACTCCTGCGTGATCGTTACGAAGTTGAGCACGAATTCTTGTGGGAGGGCCCCACCGTGGAGGAACCGGGCATCGGGTAGTCCCTGATTGCGGAACCGCTGAATCGGATCCGCGAGTGCGCTTATTTTCGTGTCGTCATCGAGATAGCCGAGGTGAGCTTTTTCATCGAGGAGGACACCAGGTGCATCTTCGTCGAGGGTGCTGCCGGCAACCCACCGACGCGTCACTTCCTCAGCCTCGTCCGGCGGATAGATGTCATCGATATCGACGCTCTGCGGGAGAGAAACGAAGCCGTGATCGGCGAGGATGTATGCCCGATCGAAGCTCTCGTTTCCGAGTTTCTCACAGATGATCCCGGCAATTGCATCGATCCGATCGCTGAACACGCCCTCGAAATCGGTCAATTCCTCCTCACCAGCCTTGTCGAGATCGTTCCAATAGAACGCGACACGTGGATTGCTCCACCCCAAGGCATCGTCCTCGCTCTGCATGATGTAACTCCATCCATCGTCCTTCAGCATCTTCTCGCGCTGGTAGTTCGTGATCTCCCGACCGTTTCGTTCGGGACTCAGCTCCCCATCCTCGAGTTCGATGTTGAAACTGAACTTACTGCCGGGTGTGAGTGCTGCTTTACCGAACTCGGTGTCCGAGGGGAGCGTACCGACCCAGGTGGTCTCGTCGACCTCGAGGCTGGATAGTTGATTACGGACGGATTCAGCCAGTTCGTGCGCGAGATCGAAGCGGAGCGCATCGACGACGAACAAGGCCACGCTCTGGCCACTCTGGAGGTGATCTTGTTCCTGGTCGAAAAACTGATGCACGTGGTTTTCACCGACGAACGGTGACCCCGCCTCGATCTGGTCGGCGACGAGATCCCCAAGGTCGCTGAGGTAATCGAGGTATCGCGACTCAGTCAGCGACGTGCGCAGGTCGTTCAGGGTAGCAGTCGCAGGATGCTCTTCAGGGAGGTCATGCTCCGGCTCACCCGAGATGATGAGGTTGAAGACGGCATTATCGATCTGCCAGGTGCCGTCGTCGATGTCGCCGTAGAGGTCGACAACGTCGGTCGTATCGCCGCGTTCTTCCCACGTCTCGAGTTCCTGTGCGAGTTTGGCGACCTCGACTGCCTGTTCCCAGACGTGCGTCCACGGAACGTCACCGTAGGTCTGTTCAAGCCGTTGCTGACGGCGGGAGGCACGAGTTGCACACGTCTCGTAGTCGCCGGCACCGAACGAGCCAGTCCAGTCGTCCCACAGTTCGTGTTCCAGTGAAGCATCGACCGGACAGTCGGCGATTTCCCACGGATCGTCATACGTGCGCAGGATGTCGTGCCAAAAGCGAGCGTTCGGATCGAGATACGTCAGGGCCAGCTCTGCTGGACGTTCAGTCTTGCTCAGTACAGCCTGGAGTTTCGGTCTGGAAATTCCGAGGCTGGAACTCTGTTTGGGCTGGTATGCTGAATCGAGGAGTGACTTCTCAAGCCCTTCGTCGACGAGCCACTCGGCAACGGCCCACCGCCGTGTGCGCTCGACGAGCGTCTGCTCGTCGGTGACGCCCTCGACGGCTGCGACGCCTTCGTCCACGAGGAGGTCCCGGATCTCGGCCAGTTTGTCGGTTTCCTCGGAGAGGTTCTCGACACCGTGTTCCAGGACGAACGCCACGGGATCGTCGTGACCATCCAACACGATCTGGGTCTGGAGGCTCTGGAGGTCCGGCAACCCGCCGTCGCCGTTGAGGGCTTCGAAAAGGATGTCAGCGACTTGCTCGCGTTCGACGCCTTCAGCGTCTCCGTAGGCCGTCCGAACCGTGCCCGCCTGCAAGCGATCGTTCCCGAAACAGCGGGCCGCGAGTTTGCCGATGTGCGCCTCAACGACACCGCCGGTGTTCTCGACGTCGCGGAACCAATCGACGTCGTCGGTCCGGGCTTGCGGGACGTACCAGACGGTCGTCTCGCGTGGAGCGTCGGCACGGAGTTCGAGCGGCGTGTGTTCTGCCGCGTGGAAGTCACAGCCGAGGTCACGGCTGATGGGTTCAACGATTTCTCGGAGGTCACCGCCGTCGTCCCACCAGATGATGACCGGATCGTCGTCGGGAGCCTCCTCGATAGCGTTCTCGATGGTGTCGCGGGCCGCCTGGTGAAGAGTTTTCGTTGCTGGCATTGTTATCCGTCCCAGTTGTGCGCAGAATATTCCGTCTTCAGGCCCGTTACGAGCTGATAAACAAATCGCGTCTCAGTCGAAAGAGAGAACTGTTTCGCTTGAATGGCACATACCATGGCTGGTGGGTTCGTATACAAACACACCCACACAATTGCCTTTAATGTGTCTCAAAAACGAGGCCAACAGAGTCTCCCGCATATCGGGCGGGTCATCTCTGCAGTCGAATGAATAGTCCTGCAGGAGGGGACCACTGGCAGCTCTGTCGTACTATTCTGGGAGAGCTGGTCTGCGCCTTTGGACACGATCCGAGGGTCAAAACAGCGTGCTATCGTCGTATTCGATAGTTGCAGCGTCCGGGAGTATGTCATCAAATACGTCTCTGTCGTCCGGATCGGCCTCACCAGTCATCAGTACGTATTCGTCTTTCCACTCCTGTTCGGCAACACAGATGCTGTCGTACTCTTTTGCAGCTTCGTGGACGGTGTGAATTACCTTTTCAACATCGAAGGGGCCGCCGTAATACGGGATTCGAATCTCGAACTCGTTCTCCTGATCTGCGGGACTCCGACGTGTCAGTGCTGAATCGTAGTTGTCCCAGTGGGTAATGAAATGAAAATACAGCTCCTCGATATCGCTTTGCTGTGACTCGTCGTTGATGCCGGGGGTTATCTCAAAGCAGATTATGTCTTGGCGGTTCCCTGGGACGTGGGCTGTTTTGAGTCCTTTCAGGTTTTCA
The Halorhabdus rudnickae DNA segment above includes these coding regions:
- a CDS encoding transcription initiation factor IIB, translated to MATSDSYDHRFDEDVPSGSNTGCPDCGGQVRTNSIETVCEDCGLVLHEEPIDHGPEWRSFEDDRTNPERTGAPLTPTRHDRGISTEIGRKTDGKGNDLSGSKRRQLGRFRREHSRARFRSKSERNLAHGLSEVSRIVSALDVSNVIDDQACDLFRSAQSEDLFHGRSIEAMAAGSVYAACRCNRLPWTLDEVSAVARVNKDRVENAYRALNRELRLPTVPPSPQQYVPRLASELGISQEVRQEAERLAKKAENHRLANGRNPIGVAAGCLYEAIQRGDESVTQCALGECADVSPNTVRDRWQELQRLE
- a CDS encoding CBS domain-containing protein, with the translated sequence MVQDRYVCTADDLATQTIATKPPDASVAETSEWLEAEGFDAAPVSDGEDIRGYVVLEELQVAPSDDRIVDHTNPITIEEIISADATFEEVLAALYEEPFYFLGGQNRLTGILTRADLNTSPARMRLFDRITLLEDRFRELIVDVAPDWKERVALNQNVVEDIKERHAEARRSNIELDEIHYAQFSTLATIVSDIEACWKACGFSSDHRASSQLDDLTELRNAVAHSQQVIQNTEGGLGEGRTIGTVEQTYTTLESCLENLSS
- a CDS encoding restriction endonuclease — its product is MAVLDDLSGFEFEDLIEDVFRNLGYEDVRQAERTADEGRDVIMEEVVDGTRRAIVVECKHTGTVGRPVVQKLHSAVATFDFDGPRRGMVVTTGRFTNPAEEYVQRLRENDDPHPIELLDGEDLREIADEIGLDLYNGRIEILCDEALRPYDPAADVEAPVREAFRNIENIDAGDLPPPHSQVLFRPVVAITADTNAVFETSVGEIHRINDRTRFVVHAERGHPQVADDDVATLVTENLHATVDLEEDRFAEIFDEIEQRRFGQTQTEYKDWAVDRLQDYHTTTVTYTGDNNVTYNKTCEPNLSDISVQSIEPVYLPEVRQVTDLGQYSYPYEYYAAGPSRTTREDGIHRCVHCETSGVEETYTYCPNCGAIACDSHSKTERVEGEPVCTGCAVTERFALKTKYFYDEENLQAFREEYETMPIHEKAMENKPLIGGGFVMTILAIVGLLVALGVI
- a CDS encoding helicase-related protein; this encodes MDDFDPGDRILLNGVTAEVIKTYSVGDLDYLRAYVEDEGVKTVCIDDIEVESKRDQMGELSAASADQLHPDHDAVSAEWFDLRSQALRLQIAHEQGQLLSISNSLVRLEPYQLDAVNWVMQKLRQRALIADDVGLGKTIEAGLILKELAARNRADRVLFVVPAHLQKKWIRDMDRFFDLDLVPADRQWVDGERRRLGEEANIWDQEHQQLVTSQAFLRQDEFQPPLEEAFWDVVVVDEAHKAAKRGESPSKTSKMVERIAGNSDSLLLLSATPHDGKGEAFRSLVEYIDPFLVAEDQDLSTDAVDRVMIRRGKQTLYDDHGERIFPDREVNTVPVEMTHDERQFYQAVTEYVQNVYNRSEKLNEPAVGFAMALMQKRLVSSIGAIRATLSRRLADLVDEQSTSTSLSEEASAYLDGEDLDETDKQRAEEELSALTVTESDAQLEEEIETLRDLVSLAEGISVDSKAQKVRRYIQQLLEEQPDEKLLLFTEYRDTLDYLLDLVKNEPWADEILVIHGDVDKEERARIEEEFNHGQSRLLFATDAASEGIDLQHSCHIMVNYELPWNPNRLEQRIGRLHRYGQDKEVKVWNFTFEDTREGEIFEMLQNKVENIRDKLGNTADVLGMLDDINVDSLIMESIQNDEPASATKEELEELIDERQRTLQEWYERSLIDTSTFDQESREKIQEVMDESEEVYGTEADIHEFVERGVEALGGDVEKSGDHLYRAKLPRSLRQGTDEEYGPFTFSRDFAMDHEGIDYVSPDDDLVQRLMQQILDSDHGDVGLKLLPFVDEPGIVYNYRVTFEDGTNELIREEMIPVYVDARHQDPRQQLGQRVVQGNSIKGSPDADRVRSVIQSQEQLREAADRYISQQVASLKEELYERRREETQQELDDLEEYAESERQRIEEFIDEYERKAAAGSDMDIAIRSQQERLNKLEQRIEDRHQELQRKAQVISLAPEVENVCLAFPV
- the pglZ gene encoding BREX-5 system phosphatase PglZ; the encoded protein is MPATKTLHQAARDTIENAIEEAPDDDPVIIWWDDGGDLREIVEPISRDLGCDFHAAEHTPLELRADAPRETTVWYVPQARTDDVDWFRDVENTGGVVEAHIGKLAARCFGNDRLQAGTVRTAYGDAEGVEREQVADILFEALNGDGGLPDLQSLQTQIVLDGHDDPVAFVLEHGVENLSEETDKLAEIRDLLVDEGVAAVEGVTDEQTLVERTRRWAVAEWLVDEGLEKSLLDSAYQPKQSSSLGISRPKLQAVLSKTERPAELALTYLDPNARFWHDILRTYDDPWEIADCPVDASLEHELWDDWTGSFGAGDYETCATRASRRQQRLEQTYGDVPWTHVWEQAVEVAKLAQELETWEERGDTTDVVDLYGDIDDGTWQIDNAVFNLIISGEPEHDLPEEHPATATLNDLRTSLTESRYLDYLSDLGDLVADQIEAGSPFVGENHVHQFFDQEQDHLQSGQSVALFVVDALRFDLAHELAESVRNQLSSLEVDETTWVGTLPSDTEFGKAALTPGSKFSFNIELEDGELSPERNGREITNYQREKMLKDDGWSYIMQSEDDALGWSNPRVAFYWNDLDKAGEEELTDFEGVFSDRIDAIAGIICEKLGNESFDRAYILADHGFVSLPQSVDIDDIYPPDEAEEVTRRWVAGSTLDEDAPGVLLDEKAHLGYLDDDTKISALADPIQRFRNQGLPDARFLHGGALPQEFVLNFVTITQE